The following coding sequences are from one Formosa haliotis window:
- a CDS encoding LacI family DNA-binding transcriptional regulator: MKNKKKTTIKDIANVLNITPSAVSRALHNHPRISDKTKAAVKKVAEELEYQPNHLASALRSGKSKLVGIIVAKTNSYFFSSVVENIENELNKKGYNLIITQSNESYEKECRNIDTLLKTQVDGIIASLANETVDFDYYEKIKAKGIPLILFDRGENNIGVDYIGIDDYQSSHIVVNHLVEQGCKRIAHIAGYSHTRIYKNRIRGYKDALKEHKLPEDDHLLLESGLTIEDGRAKMAELLELSELPDAVYAAGDYAALGALQVLQENHIKVPEQIALVGFSNEPFTSLVTPSITSIYQHNKHIGKLVAKQFLLRVKDKHYKPELHKIILEPELIIRDSSRKIKEEVEKE; the protein is encoded by the coding sequence TTGAAAAACAAAAAAAAAACAACCATAAAAGATATTGCTAATGTGTTAAACATTACGCCTTCGGCTGTTTCTAGAGCGCTACATAACCATCCTAGAATCAGCGACAAAACTAAAGCTGCCGTAAAAAAAGTGGCCGAAGAGTTGGAATATCAGCCTAACCATTTGGCTTCTGCCCTTAGAAGTGGTAAAAGCAAATTGGTTGGTATTATTGTCGCTAAAACGAACAGTTACTTTTTTTCTTCGGTTGTTGAAAACATAGAAAATGAATTAAATAAAAAAGGATATAACCTAATTATTACCCAATCGAATGAGTCTTACGAAAAAGAATGTAGAAATATCGATACACTTTTAAAAACCCAAGTAGATGGTATTATTGCGTCTTTAGCTAACGAAACGGTAGACTTTGATTATTACGAGAAAATTAAGGCCAAAGGTATTCCCTTAATTTTATTCGATCGTGGAGAAAATAATATAGGTGTAGATTATATAGGTATAGACGATTACCAAAGTAGTCATATTGTTGTAAATCATTTAGTAGAACAAGGTTGCAAACGCATTGCGCATATTGCTGGATATAGCCATACCCGTATTTATAAAAACAGAATTAGAGGATATAAAGACGCTTTAAAGGAACATAAACTTCCGGAAGATGACCATTTGTTATTAGAAAGTGGATTAACCATAGAGGACGGAAGAGCAAAAATGGCAGAACTTTTAGAACTTTCTGAATTACCAGACGCCGTTTATGCTGCTGGAGATTATGCCGCCTTGGGTGCCTTACAAGTGTTACAAGAAAACCATATTAAAGTACCAGAACAAATAGCACTTGTGGGCTTTAGTAACGAACCTTTTACCTCTTTAGTGACGCCGTCTATTACCTCCATTTACCAACATAATAAACATATTGGAAAACTTGTTGCTAAACAGTTTTTACTACGTGTTAAAGACAAACATTACAAACCGGAACTCCATAAAATTATCTTAGAACCCGAACTAATTATTCGTGATTCATCAAGAAAAATAAAAGAGGAGGTTGAAAAGGAGTAA
- a CDS encoding di-heme oxidoreductase family protein — protein MNIKGKNGIIFLLGLLVLTACNSNENDYVVLVAEDGEQYGGGVSTVVNASEEAFGFASQALTAREQVDFGVGNSFFRQSWVSAPASTTARDGLGPFFNAVTCSSCHFKDGRGRPPAFDGEFGEGLLLRLSLPGTQDNGAAHVDPVYGNQLQDASILGVDKKGTYRITYETSTETLADGTTVTLQKPIYTIENLGYGSLVPGVLVSPRIAGQMVGLGMLEAVPEATILAFADEFDTDADGISGRPNYVYDEESQSQKMGRFGWKANQPSIKQQVGAAFLGDMGITSYLFPNENCPPNVDCDNIPNGGSPEITNDNFDRVVLYSQSLSVPIRRDFDDQNVLNGKAIFNDMACTSCHIPKMETGNDYYIAGFRNQTIRPYTDLLLHDMGDGLADNAPDFQASGSEWRTPPLWGIGLINTVNKHTNLLHDGRARNVTEAILWHGGEAEVAKEKFKQLSTQDREDVLAFINSL, from the coding sequence ATGAATATTAAAGGTAAAAACGGGATTATTTTTTTACTAGGATTATTAGTCTTAACGGCATGTAATTCTAACGAAAATGATTATGTTGTCCTGGTTGCAGAAGATGGTGAGCAATACGGTGGGGGTGTATCCACTGTCGTAAATGCATCAGAAGAAGCATTCGGGTTTGCAAGTCAAGCTTTAACGGCAAGAGAACAAGTAGATTTTGGAGTAGGGAATTCTTTTTTTAGGCAGAGTTGGGTTTCAGCACCGGCATCTACAACGGCACGAGATGGGCTAGGTCCTTTTTTTAATGCTGTAACATGTTCGTCTTGTCATTTTAAAGATGGCCGAGGCAGACCACCTGCTTTCGATGGTGAATTTGGAGAAGGCTTGTTATTGCGTTTAAGTTTACCGGGAACACAAGACAACGGCGCAGCGCATGTAGATCCTGTGTATGGTAACCAATTACAAGATGCTTCTATTTTGGGGGTAGACAAAAAAGGAACTTATAGAATAACATACGAAACTAGTACAGAAACTTTAGCCGACGGTACTACCGTTACCTTGCAAAAACCTATATATACCATTGAAAATTTGGGATATGGATCTTTAGTTCCAGGGGTTTTAGTCTCGCCGCGAATTGCTGGGCAAATGGTTGGACTGGGGATGCTAGAAGCGGTTCCAGAGGCTACAATCCTTGCTTTTGCAGACGAATTTGATACCGATGCAGACGGCATTTCTGGAAGACCAAATTACGTGTACGATGAGGAAAGCCAATCACAAAAAATGGGACGTTTTGGATGGAAAGCCAATCAGCCGAGTATAAAACAACAAGTTGGTGCTGCTTTTTTGGGTGATATGGGGATTACATCGTATTTATTTCCAAATGAAAACTGTCCACCAAATGTAGACTGCGATAATATCCCGAATGGAGGGTCTCCAGAAATTACGAATGACAATTTTGATAGAGTCGTTTTGTATTCTCAATCTCTATCGGTGCCTATTCGACGTGATTTCGACGATCAGAATGTATTAAACGGTAAAGCTATTTTTAATGATATGGCTTGTACTAGTTGCCACATTCCTAAAATGGAAACAGGCAATGATTATTATATTGCCGGATTTAGAAATCAAACCATTAGACCTTACACCGATTTATTGTTGCATGACATGGGGGATGGTTTAGCCGATAATGCTCCCGATTTTCAAGCATCAGGCAGCGAATGGCGTACACCGCCTTTATGGGGAATAGGTTTAATAAATACTGTAAATAAACATACTAATTTGTTACATGATGGTCGGGCACGAAATGTAACCGAAGCTATTCTATGGCATGGTGGGGAAGCCGAAGTTGCAAAAGAAAAATTTAAACAATTATCTACTCAAGACCGAGAAGATGTACTGGCTTTTATAAATTCGTTATAA
- a CDS encoding imelysin family protein — protein MKKTILTGSAFALLALFLVACNNDDDSGTTTDDTAKTEVVENYADIVYANYQDALEDAVALKTAINAFTENPSEERFELSKTAWLVSRESYGTTEAFRFANGPIDDENGPEGLLNAWPLDENFIDYVDNGGTVVNGGIVNSLDDYPEITKEVLEGLNENGGEKNISVGYHAIEFLLWGQDLTSPDALLPGQRPYTDFVDGGTALNQDRRRAYLDICADLIIDNLTYLVDLWAPSGEYRATFLNLDEDEALKNIYLGITTLVSAELPVERMSVALINADQEDEHSCFSDNTHRDIALNLQGIINVYEGKYGTISGPSLASLVKEANEETYNDTADSIDEAVEKVSEMYIPFDYAIMGGEDSAEGAKVQDAIDELQDLGKFLLAGASAIGITVNG, from the coding sequence ATGAAAAAAACAATTCTTACCGGTTCAGCATTTGCTTTACTTGCACTTTTTTTAGTAGCATGTAATAACGATGATGATTCAGGAACTACAACAGACGATACAGCTAAAACCGAAGTTGTAGAAAATTACGCAGATATAGTATATGCTAATTATCAAGATGCTTTAGAAGATGCCGTGGCCTTAAAAACGGCTATAAATGCATTTACAGAAAATCCATCAGAAGAGCGATTCGAACTATCTAAAACAGCTTGGTTAGTGTCTAGAGAAAGCTATGGTACTACCGAAGCTTTTCGTTTTGCCAACGGTCCAATCGATGATGAAAATGGTCCAGAAGGCTTATTAAATGCATGGCCATTAGATGAAAATTTTATCGATTACGTAGATAATGGTGGTACTGTTGTTAACGGAGGAATTGTAAATAGTCTTGATGATTATCCAGAAATTACAAAAGAGGTTTTAGAAGGTCTAAATGAAAACGGAGGAGAAAAAAATATTAGTGTAGGCTATCACGCGATTGAGTTTTTACTTTGGGGACAAGATTTAACTTCGCCAGATGCCTTATTACCAGGGCAAAGACCTTATACCGATTTTGTTGACGGAGGTACAGCTTTAAACCAAGACAGACGTCGTGCTTATCTTGATATTTGCGCCGATTTAATTATTGATAACCTGACGTATTTAGTAGATCTTTGGGCACCAAGTGGAGAGTATAGAGCTACATTTTTAAATTTAGATGAAGATGAAGCCCTTAAAAATATATACTTAGGAATTACTACTTTGGTTTCTGCTGAGTTACCTGTAGAACGTATGTCTGTTGCTTTAATTAATGCCGATCAAGAGGACGAGCATTCTTGTTTTAGCGATAATACACATAGAGATATCGCTCTAAATCTTCAAGGGATTATTAATGTTTACGAAGGTAAATATGGAACGATTTCTGGACCATCTTTAGCAAGTTTAGTTAAAGAGGCTAATGAAGAAACTTATAACGATACTGCAGATTCTATAGATGAGGCGGTAGAAAAAGTGTCTGAAATGTATATTCCTTTTGATTATGCTATTATGGGAGGTGAAGATTCTGCTGAAGGCGCTAAAGTTCAAGATGCGATTGATGAATTACAAGATCTTGGTAAATTTTTATTAGCAGGTGCTTCTGCAATAGGAATTACAGTGAATGGATAA
- a CDS encoding imelysin family protein, producing MKHSLFLIAIVLVCFGCSSDNGNSKEQNTADYDTQAMLTSWADNLIIPAFSDYQEKTEALNTEASAFVANPTQTTLSELRNAWLAAYKTYQHVGIYDLGKATELHLLETANIYPTNATTIDANIASGDYNLGAQTQFASQGFPALDYLLYGLASTDEDILAFYTTHNNAANYKVYITDLTSKLNSIAEAIVADWEGTYRDSFISNSNAVTGSVNQTANNFVKNLEKDVRAPKVGIPAGVFSDGTLFTDKVEAFYKNDISKDLLIEAITASRDFFQGKTYGTNTSGPGLKAFLDAVDAEASGTSLSSIIVDQYAEILTTTSALDNSFSEQITTDNSKMLDTYDAIQQNVVYLKVDMISALGLTIDYVDGDGD from the coding sequence ATGAAGCATTCACTTTTCTTAATAGCAATTGTTCTGGTATGTTTTGGTTGTTCGTCTGATAACGGCAATAGCAAAGAGCAAAATACTGCCGATTATGATACCCAAGCCATGTTAACGAGTTGGGCCGATAACCTTATTATACCAGCGTTTTCAGATTATCAAGAAAAAACAGAGGCTCTAAACACAGAAGCTTCAGCATTTGTAGCAAATCCAACGCAAACAACTCTTAGTGAATTAAGAAATGCTTGGTTAGCGGCTTACAAAACGTATCAGCATGTTGGTATTTACGATTTAGGAAAAGCAACAGAACTTCACCTTTTAGAAACAGCTAACATCTACCCTACCAATGCCACAACCATTGATGCAAATATTGCTTCTGGCGATTACAACTTGGGTGCACAGACACAATTTGCGAGTCAAGGTTTTCCTGCTCTAGATTATTTATTATATGGTTTAGCTTCTACAGACGAAGATATACTAGCCTTTTACACCACGCACAACAACGCTGCAAACTATAAAGTATATATTACTGATTTAACCTCTAAATTGAACAGCATTGCCGAAGCCATTGTAGCAGATTGGGAGGGAACGTATCGCGATTCTTTTATTAGCAACTCGAATGCGGTAACAGGATCTGTAAATCAGACGGCCAATAACTTTGTTAAAAATTTAGAAAAAGATGTAAGGGCTCCTAAAGTAGGTATACCTGCAGGAGTATTTAGCGACGGTACTCTATTTACAGATAAAGTTGAAGCTTTTTATAAAAACGATATTAGTAAGGACTTATTAATTGAAGCTATCACAGCTTCACGCGACTTTTTTCAAGGAAAAACTTACGGAACTAACACCTCTGGACCAGGCTTAAAAGCATTTTTAGATGCTGTTGATGCGGAAGCCAGTGGGACAAGTTTAAGCAGTATTATAGTAGATCAATATGCTGAAATTCTAACGACTACTTCTGCTTTAGACAATAGTTTTAGCGAGCAAATTACTACCGATAATAGTAAAATGTTAGATACTTACGACGCCATTCAACAAAATGTAGTGTACTTAAAAGTAGATATGATTAGCGCACTTGGCCTAACTATAGATTATGTAGATGGTGATGGCGATTAA
- a CDS encoding HTTM domain-containing protein: MNHKIQAYLNTYTDAAPLAFYRLAFGLMMFFSILRFAYNGWISKFYIDPIFHFTYYGFGWVKPIGVYTYLLFIICGISALMVAFGYKYRLGILLFFLSFTYIELMDKTTYLNHYYFISIVSFVLLFLPANVLFSVDAKQNKVDRSQVVPRYTIDILKVLLAIVYIYAGVAKLNSDWLFHAMPLKIWLPSKASLPIIGHLLGYDWVAYAFSWFGAIYDLGIVFLLLYKPTRLFGFILVVIFHVMTRILFPIGIFPFVMIISTLLFFSPQFHRKALQLFSKIFRIDRVISESPTPKTVASQSNPTRTSPKLVPILLGVFLMIQLVFPFRYLLYPGELFWTEEGYRFSWRVMLMEKAGYTEFTVSDKATGQFKVVDNTEFLTKFQIKQMSFQPDFILEYAHFLHEYYQKQGMTDPEVKVNCHVALNGRLSQKYIDPNVNLAKQYESFKHKTWILPFNDTIKGF; encoded by the coding sequence ATGAACCATAAAATACAAGCATATCTCAATACCTATACAGATGCTGCCCCTCTAGCCTTTTACAGATTGGCATTCGGACTCATGATGTTTTTTAGCATCCTGCGGTTTGCATATAACGGTTGGATTAGCAAGTTTTATATAGACCCCATTTTTCACTTTACATATTACGGTTTTGGTTGGGTTAAACCTATTGGCGTATACACCTATTTATTGTTTATTATTTGTGGTATATCGGCCCTCATGGTAGCCTTTGGTTATAAGTATCGTTTAGGGATTTTACTGTTTTTCTTGAGTTTCACTTACATCGAACTCATGGATAAAACCACCTATTTAAATCATTATTATTTTATTTCTATAGTGAGTTTTGTGCTACTGTTTTTACCTGCAAATGTGTTGTTTTCTGTAGATGCCAAACAAAATAAAGTCGACCGCAGTCAAGTAGTTCCACGATACACTATAGATATTTTAAAAGTATTATTAGCTATAGTTTACATATATGCTGGTGTTGCCAAACTTAATTCAGATTGGTTGTTTCATGCCATGCCGTTAAAAATTTGGTTACCATCAAAAGCTAGTTTACCTATTATTGGCCACTTGTTAGGTTACGACTGGGTTGCCTATGCTTTTAGTTGGTTTGGTGCCATTTACGATTTGGGCATTGTATTTTTACTCCTTTATAAACCCACACGATTATTTGGATTTATCCTTGTTGTAATATTTCATGTTATGACGCGTATTTTGTTCCCTATCGGAATATTTCCGTTTGTTATGATTATTTCAACACTCTTATTTTTTAGTCCACAATTTCATAGAAAAGCGCTGCAACTTTTTTCAAAAATCTTTAGAATAGATCGCGTAATTTCAGAATCGCCAACTCCTAAAACCGTGGCTTCGCAATCTAACCCAACACGAACTTCGCCTAAATTAGTTCCTATACTGTTAGGTGTATTCCTCATGATACAATTAGTATTTCCATTCCGATATTTACTGTATCCTGGCGAATTATTTTGGACCGAAGAAGGTTACCGCTTTTCCTGGCGCGTCATGCTTATGGAAAAAGCAGGTTATACCGAATTCACAGTTTCCGATAAAGCTACCGGTCAATTTAAAGTTGTAGACAACACAGAATTCTTGACCAAATTTCAGATCAAGCAAATGTCTTTTCAACCCGATTTTATTTTAGAATATGCACACTTCCTTCATGAGTATTATCAGAAGCAAGGCATGACAGATCCTGAAGTAAAAGTAAATTGCCACGTGGCACTAAACGGCAGATTAAGTCAGAAATATATCGATCCTAACGTAAACTTAGCAAAGCAATATGAATCTTTTAAACACAAAACCTGGATACTCCCTTTTAACGATACTATCAAAGGGTTTTAG
- a CDS encoding TonB-dependent receptor domain-containing protein, translating to MNLLNTKPGYSLLTILSKGFSFILILFSSTFFAQTSFQGQVQNENGSPISGVEVIEVASGKSVLTNAEGHFDIAVNQDKFSLMFYKEAYPLKEQPFTTSTSNVTVILEEMVVLNEVVIQKNRERVFALRHLKDIEETAIYAGKKTEMVDINTLVVNKSINTARQVYAQVAGITFNENADGGLQLNIGGRGLNPNRTSNFNTRQNGYDISADVLGYPESYYTPPTEGLKEIQVIRGAASLQYGTQFGGLVNFKMQEPTTKPIELITRNTVGSYGLFTNFTSLSGTNGKFSYYTFFNYKQGDGFRPNSQFNSRNFFVNLNYQFNEKTSLHFDYTLFDYLAKQPGGLTDYMFNEDMFQSNRERNWFDVNWNLFALRFKHEFTEQANFSLQLFGLDASRSALGYLSNRVSNADVPGTVRDLILGDFVNWGAEARFLQKYNLGGKSSALLLGAKYYQARNTSIQGPGSSGSGPDFNLATDEFPNYANQSDFTYPNRNLTFFGENIFRLSSTFTVTPGFRFENIVTQADGYWRNINTDQAGNVIFDELVDENVDKKRNFLLLGVGLSYKPLTSIEVYGNISQNYRSVTFSDIRTVSPSLVIDPDITDEKGFTSDIGIRGKVRNILNYDTSIYALLYNDKIGEYTTKNPNGSAAVVRYRSNIGTALTYGWEALVDWSISNTFFTDNHNFSWNVFLNNAITGSDYLKSDVEHIEGNKVEFVPLFNIKTGTRLGYKNLKVSLQLTYLSSQFSDSNNTKTDVNENTFGIYGEIPAYYVADFSAAYTWRRFTLEAGLNNFTNNYYFTRRATGYPGPGILPSEPITFYTTLQIKI from the coding sequence ATGAATCTTTTAAACACAAAACCTGGATACTCCCTTTTAACGATACTATCAAAGGGTTTTAGTTTTATTCTAATACTCTTTAGTTCAACTTTTTTTGCACAAACGTCCTTTCAGGGCCAAGTTCAAAATGAAAATGGCTCTCCTATTTCTGGTGTAGAAGTTATAGAAGTAGCCTCAGGGAAATCGGTGTTAACGAATGCCGAAGGGCACTTCGATATCGCCGTAAACCAGGATAAATTTTCCTTGATGTTTTATAAGGAAGCCTACCCGTTAAAAGAGCAACCATTCACCACAAGCACCAGCAATGTCACTGTGATTTTAGAAGAAATGGTGGTCTTAAATGAGGTTGTCATTCAAAAAAACAGGGAACGTGTTTTTGCTTTAAGGCATTTAAAAGATATTGAAGAAACCGCTATTTATGCTGGTAAAAAAACCGAAATGGTCGACATAAACACCTTGGTAGTAAACAAATCGATTAATACTGCCCGACAAGTTTATGCTCAAGTTGCAGGTATTACGTTTAACGAAAATGCCGATGGCGGATTACAATTAAATATTGGTGGCCGCGGACTAAACCCTAATCGAACTAGTAATTTTAATACGCGCCAAAATGGTTACGATATTAGTGCCGATGTGTTAGGTTACCCAGAAAGTTATTACACCCCACCTACCGAAGGCCTGAAGGAAATTCAAGTGATTCGCGGTGCGGCCTCCTTACAATATGGTACCCAGTTTGGTGGCTTGGTTAATTTTAAAATGCAAGAACCAACTACTAAACCTATCGAATTAATTACCAGAAATACAGTAGGCTCTTACGGTCTTTTTACAAATTTTACGAGTTTAAGCGGCACCAATGGGAAGTTTAGTTATTATACCTTTTTTAATTATAAACAAGGAGATGGTTTTAGACCAAATTCCCAGTTTAACAGTCGTAACTTTTTTGTGAATTTAAATTATCAGTTCAACGAAAAAACCTCCTTACATTTCGATTATACCTTGTTCGATTATTTGGCCAAACAACCTGGTGGACTTACAGATTACATGTTCAATGAAGATATGTTTCAAAGCAACCGCGAGCGTAATTGGTTCGATGTCAATTGGAATTTATTCGCCTTACGTTTTAAACATGAGTTCACAGAACAAGCAAATTTCTCCTTACAATTATTTGGGTTAGATGCTAGTAGAAGTGCTTTAGGCTACTTATCTAATCGCGTGAGTAATGCCGATGTCCCTGGAACCGTTAGAGATTTAATTTTAGGTGATTTTGTAAATTGGGGAGCCGAAGCACGCTTTCTTCAAAAATATAATTTAGGAGGAAAAAGCAGTGCCTTATTGTTAGGTGCAAAGTATTATCAAGCACGAAACACGTCTATTCAAGGTCCAGGAAGTAGTGGTAGCGGACCCGATTTTAATCTGGCAACAGACGAATTTCCCAATTATGCCAACCAGAGTGATTTTACCTACCCTAACAGAAACCTGACTTTCTTTGGTGAAAATATATTCCGATTATCCTCTACATTTACGGTAACTCCAGGATTCCGTTTCGAAAACATCGTAACTCAAGCTGATGGCTATTGGCGAAACATAAATACCGATCAGGCCGGAAATGTAATCTTCGACGAGCTCGTTGATGAAAATGTCGACAAAAAACGAAACTTTCTATTGTTAGGCGTTGGACTAAGTTACAAGCCACTAACTTCGATAGAAGTTTACGGAAACATTTCGCAAAACTACCGCTCGGTAACTTTTAGCGATATCCGTACGGTGAGTCCGAGTTTGGTAATCGATCCTGATATTACAGATGAAAAAGGTTTTACTTCCGATATCGGAATTCGAGGCAAAGTGCGTAATATTCTTAACTACGACACCAGTATTTACGCCTTACTTTATAATGATAAAATTGGTGAATACACCACAAAAAATCCAAATGGCTCGGCTGCAGTAGTACGCTACAGAAGTAATATAGGAACAGCCTTAACCTATGGCTGGGAGGCTTTAGTAGACTGGAGTATTAGTAATACTTTTTTTACCGATAATCACAATTTTTCATGGAATGTATTTTTAAACAATGCCATTACAGGAAGCGACTATTTAAAATCTGATGTAGAACATATTGAAGGTAATAAGGTAGAATTTGTACCGCTATTTAATATAAAAACAGGGACGCGATTGGGTTATAAAAATTTAAAAGTTAGTCTTCAACTCACCTATTTATCGTCTCAATTCAGCGATAGTAATAACACCAAAACCGATGTTAACGAGAATACCTTTGGAATCTACGGTGAAATTCCAGCTTATTATGTTGCCGACTTTTCTGCAGCCTACACCTGGCGTAGATTTACTTTAGAAGCGGGCTTAAATAATTTTACAAACAACTATTATTTTACAAGACGTGCTACAGGTTATCCTGGGCCAGGAATCTTACCTAGCGAACCTATCACCTTTTATACCACGCTACAGATAAAGATTTAA
- the fsa gene encoding fructose-6-phosphate aldolase yields MKFFIDTANLAQIKEAQELGVLDGVTTNPSLMAKEGITGHDNILKHYVDICNIVEGDVSAEVISTDFEGMIREGEALAELHEQIVVKLPMIKDGVKACKYFSDKGIRTNVTLVFSPGQALLAAKAGATYVSPFIGRLDDISTDGLNLIAEIRHIYDNYNFETEILAASVRHTMHVIDCAKLGADVMTGPLSAIEGLLKHPLTDSGLAKFLEDYKKGN; encoded by the coding sequence ATGAAATTTTTTATTGATACAGCAAACCTTGCTCAAATTAAAGAAGCTCAAGAATTAGGAGTTCTTGATGGCGTGACTACAAACCCATCTTTAATGGCGAAAGAAGGTATTACAGGACATGATAATATTTTAAAACATTACGTAGACATTTGTAATATTGTTGAAGGAGATGTTAGTGCTGAAGTTATTTCTACCGATTTTGAAGGGATGATTAGAGAAGGTGAAGCATTAGCTGAATTACACGAGCAAATTGTTGTAAAATTACCAATGATAAAGGATGGTGTAAAAGCTTGTAAATATTTTTCTGATAAAGGAATTAGAACAAATGTAACTTTGGTGTTTTCACCAGGTCAAGCTTTGTTAGCCGCTAAAGCAGGAGCAACTTATGTGTCTCCATTTATTGGTCGTTTAGATGATATTTCTACCGATGGGTTAAACCTAATTGCAGAAATTCGTCATATTTACGATAACTATAATTTCGAAACTGAAATTCTTGCTGCCTCTGTACGTCATACTATGCATGTTATAGACTGTGCTAAATTAGGAGCAGATGTTATGACAGGTCCGTTAAGTGCTATTGAAGGCTTATTAAAGCACCCTTTAACAGATAGTGGTTTAGCAAAATTTTTAGAAGATTATAAAAAAGGAAATTAA
- a CDS encoding SDR family oxidoreductase produces the protein MSKVVLITGGSSGIGKSIGEFLTENGFKVYGTSRSPERYPESKFPILKLDVKDVATISLCVQSLIERESRLDVLINNAGVGITGPIEEIPLEEMKSHFDTNFFGPLEVIKAVLPQMRKQKSGLIINVTSIAGYMGLPYRGIYSASKGALELVTEAYRMELKDFNIKMTNVAPGDFATNIAAGRFHAPVNQESPYKTPYGNTLKLMDSHVDSGKDPKIMAEAILKVIQTENPKIHYKVGEFMQKFSIVLKRILPDKMYEKLLINHYKL, from the coding sequence ATGTCTAAAGTTGTATTAATTACAGGAGGTTCTTCTGGAATAGGAAAATCTATTGGTGAATTTTTAACCGAAAACGGATTTAAAGTATATGGCACCAGCCGATCCCCAGAACGCTATCCAGAAAGTAAATTTCCCATTTTAAAATTAGATGTTAAGGACGTAGCGACGATCTCCCTATGTGTACAATCTCTCATAGAACGGGAGTCTCGCCTAGATGTGCTAATTAATAATGCTGGAGTAGGAATAACGGGACCAATCGAGGAAATACCTTTAGAAGAAATGAAAAGTCATTTCGATACCAATTTTTTTGGCCCTTTAGAAGTTATCAAAGCCGTATTGCCACAAATGCGAAAACAAAAATCGGGTTTAATAATAAACGTAACTTCTATTGCAGGATACATGGGTTTACCGTATCGCGGGATTTATAGTGCGAGTAAAGGAGCATTAGAATTGGTGACCGAAGCTTACAGAATGGAGCTGAAAGATTTTAATATTAAAATGACTAATGTAGCGCCTGGCGATTTTGCTACAAATATTGCTGCCGGACGTTTTCATGCGCCCGTTAACCAAGAATCTCCTTATAAAACGCCATACGGAAATACCTTAAAATTAATGGATAGCCATGTAGATTCGGGTAAAGATCCTAAAATTATGGCCGAGGCTATTTTAAAAGTTATACAAACCGAAAACCCAAAAATACACTATAAAGTAGGGGAGTTTATGCAAAAATTTTCCATCGTGTTAAAACGCATTTTACCAGATAAAATGTATGAGAAATTATTGATTAATCATTATAAACTATAG